In Myotis daubentonii chromosome 6, mMyoDau2.1, whole genome shotgun sequence, a genomic segment contains:
- the LOC132236651 gene encoding coiled-coil domain-containing protein 170-like: MSWLLAGKCASRIKTLEQTKAIEDLSKSRDKLEKMKEKAEKKLMSVRSELDTTEHEAQEDKERARHTIEVVTSELKTLRKSLEEAEKREKQLVDFREVVSQMLGLNMTSLALPDYEIIKCLERLIHSHQHHFVTCAGLKDVTTRQDRHLQSH, from the exons ATGTCCTGGCTCCTTGCAGGCAAGTGCGCCTCACGG ATTAAAACTCTGGAACAGACCAAAGCCATTGAAGACCTCAGTAAATCCAGAGACAAACTGGAGAAGATGAAGGAGAAGGCTGAGAAGAAGCTCATGTCCGTCAGGTCGGAACTGGACACTACCGAGCATGAGGcccaggaggacaaggagaggGCCAGGCACACGATAGAAGTGGTGACCAGCGAATTGAAGACGCTAAGGAAATCTCTGGAGGaagcagaaaagagagaaaagcag CTGGTGGACTTTAGGGAGGTGGTTTCCCAGATGCTGGGCTTGAACATGACCAGCCTTGCTCTTCCTGACTATGAAATCATCAAATGTCTTGAAAGACTGATCCATTCCCATCAGCATCACTTTGTCACCTGTGCTGGCCTCAAAGATGTGACTACCAGGCAAGACAGGCACCTGCAAAGCCACTGA